One segment of Carya illinoinensis cultivar Pawnee chromosome 13, C.illinoinensisPawnee_v1, whole genome shotgun sequence DNA contains the following:
- the LOC122291155 gene encoding uncharacterized protein LOC122291155, translating to MSMQADFVLDWSRDNHREAVLNTLADRYNAYHYELHKHYKKFDSHEEALAGRKEWVEPHVWEWLCEMWASPKFKEQSRRNSNNRKKQKIKHTSGRKSFVRLMEERVS from the exons ATGTCTATGCAGGCTGACTTCGTGTTGGATTGGAGTAGAGACAATCATCGCGAAGCTGTACTAAACACACTAGCTGATAGGTACAACGCTTACCACTATGAATTACACaaacattacaagaaatttgattcgCATGAGGAGGCATTAGCTGGTCGGAAGGAATGGGTGGAGCCACACGTATGGGAGTGGCTATGTGAAATGTGGGCCAGCCCCAAATTCAAG GAGCAATCTCGTAGGAACAGTAACAACAGGAAAAAACAGAAGATTAAACATACAAGTGGGAGGAAATCATTTGTTAGGCTTATGGAAGAGAGGGTAAGCTAG